A region from the Candidatus Omnitrophota bacterium genome encodes:
- a CDS encoding type II toxin-antitoxin system RelE/ParE family toxin, with protein sequence MAEYTAYYFQTEGRRSPVEEFINELDPATQRKFFFKRSLLEEFGPRLPQPHAKRLGDRLYELRFETPAGHMRVFYFFEGKRIILVHAMKKKTQKLPAQELAIARQRRDAYFGDSG encoded by the coding sequence GTGGCTGAGTACACCGCGTACTATTTCCAGACTGAAGGCAGGCGATCGCCGGTTGAGGAGTTTATCAATGAGCTGGACCCAGCGACACAACGGAAGTTTTTCTTCAAGCGCAGCTTGTTGGAAGAGTTCGGCCCCCGCTTGCCGCAACCACATGCCAAAAGGCTTGGGGACCGCCTCTACGAGCTGCGCTTTGAAACCCCGGCGGGTCACATGCGAGTGTTCTACTTCTTTGAAGGTAAGCGGATTATCTTGGTGCATGCCATGAAGAAGAAAACCCAGAAACTGCCGGCTCAAGAGCTGGCGATTGCCAGGCAGCGGAGGGATGCGTATTTCGGGGACAGCGGATGA
- a CDS encoding glycohydrolase toxin TNT-related protein (This protein contains a domain related to Tuberculosis Necrotizing Toxin, which is the C-terminal effector domain of outer membrane channel protein CpnT, and which has a lethal NAD+-glycohydrolase activity.): MLRAASPVSRRALAGLTAAAVVAGQLVFPPRADASHLGSATASAGSAPPPQMSIIQNFQPDLFTGRATTSVPIALPPGRKGLQPSLALAYASSSRNGWLGVGWSLDAGYIERSTKNGVPKYDGSDVFSFVFQGVASDLVQIPDGTYRAKDEGLFLRVESKGTSGWEARDKSGTRYLFGQTAASQIVSTGKAFRWALDKVSDVHGNTVTYSYATDQGQLYLSQIRYTGHEPTGLAPSNQVDFTLEARPDAELSYRSGFPITTAKRLKTIEAKATVSGAVSLARRYQLAYTASARTGRSLLTGFVQFGTDGTTSLPATAFTYASTTAPAYPVTTASANLKFLLTGDVDGNGTAEFLNFDPAAGSWTVSCAQSCPGLTTGAWLSGFGTSQHTPLLGDWNGDGKTDIAVFKLGAWQFAVSTGTSFQTGTPPAITFGSGMPFEGDTPFTGDFNGDGKTDIGTYKAGQWSIALATPTGFVARDTFMLTLGTTNHEPLVGDFNGDGFTDIALSDNQAGHVQVAFSNGTSFVPQTTSLVGFGPGQPHTSADLSEDDRSDVLYYDRAAGRIRLAVSTGAGFTDQGTLAPVFTQTSTSDVLQIGDFNGDGLMDFAVFNTTSGSTQLALSQGVALDLLTNVANGLGGTTTLAYQPSTQLSNTRLPFITQVVNEVTIGDGLGHTYRTTYQYDGGVYDAPTKEFRGFAAATVVDAENNTTRTTFLQDEHEKGRPAQSEFRDATGTLWTKSLTTWSCSEMYPGVHFTRLDQTDSFTYDGDATFRQTRSRFTYDAYGNVTQTIEDGDVGVTGDERTSTSAFTLNPTAWILNRPAVVQTLDAAGVVIAQRRFYYDGASSTAALPTLGDLTREEEWLNAPTEQWLATSLAYDAYGNVAGVTDALGRTTANTYDAGGTYLTRIQNALGHSRQLAYDARLGQVTSSTDQNNQTTTTEYDALGRVTNVIGPLDTAALPTMSYAYDLSTVPSKTSVSTRIQSGQPAMLTVHAFADGLGRTIQTRAPAEDPAKQVVTGAVELNSRGLAVKQWVSYLSTASTAYVPIASESSFSTLAFVSSTYDPLGRTLTVTEPDGSVSSTSYSDWTVTATDALGHQTRRASDAYGRLVTVEELNPPNTYTTRYQYDAANRLTRVTDHAGNATVMAYDSLGRKLSMDDPDMGHWTYGYDAVDNLTNQTDARGVVINFAYDALNRLTQKSYTIPSPSTLDPSPPVTYAYDDAQQSFATGKLTSVADGSGSSRFIYDQLGRLITETKILDGTTYTIQRAYDLPGRLTTLTYPDGDTAAYTYNAQGGIETVMLHTADSTQQTEVIQDIQYNAAGQVTKIHYGNGTVSDYTYNPQTLRLSSLVTRHSSLGTTLQDFSYTFDALGNVTAITDRAHTGTQSFQYDALNRLTRAVGAYGVLNYAYDPLGNMTSKEGMGMTYGLQGGAKPHAITSTSNGLALTYDANGNLLVKDFTQSPSHSFTQSLFSYDADNRLIEVQTAPEETATLTFQPGWNFVSLPVLPDDAHISAVLPNFSADFEQVAWFDAAVETPDNQRFQHFVNDPVFNDFDTFEYGQGYQVYCKNPQGVTITLRGKLPMQPTSTTLLPGWHLVPAHSTQPTALSTIFSSIDAAQILKYDAALSSLTPATEIQPGAAYFVQVATASTWTPPLPRDPTTRFVYDGDGGRVKQVTASGTTRFLGESLEIAPDGLQTKYVFTGSQRIAAKDSTGTLRFYHSDHLGSSNLITDGAGQVVELAEHTPYGALHRREGSANVPQKFTGQRADASTGLYFYHARYYDPTLGRFTQPDTFVQDPSDPQTLNRYAYVRNNPINFVDPSGHFFWFIAAVIHAIVEYAIAHAAQLIITAAAAVVSATISANQREEKSSPTTSQAFVSSSRSAGKSPGQTWSNVATNPAVAQGASFIAGFVPIAGELQDGVATFVGVDVFTGERLPLGWRLASGAALFIPFVGAVQIRQGVRALNELVPNGAKYIYDATVRRYRHVTSGRFVAGRNLPFPANEGFRIRNRGTLKPGQMIDRYGSPHGGFASDVGASISSRGLPPGSEALEYHRYRVMHPLNVEMGPAAAVPEFAATGGAKQYLFDRPISELVDEGYLR, translated from the coding sequence ATGCTGCGAGCTGCTTCGCCCGTTTCTCGACGAGCGTTGGCTGGACTGACGGCGGCGGCCGTCGTGGCCGGCCAGTTGGTGTTCCCGCCCCGCGCCGACGCGTCGCACCTGGGGTCGGCCACCGCCTCCGCCGGCAGCGCGCCCCCGCCGCAGATGAGCATCATCCAGAACTTCCAACCGGATCTCTTTACCGGCCGGGCAACCACGTCGGTCCCGATCGCCCTTCCGCCGGGGCGCAAAGGGCTGCAACCCAGCCTGGCGCTGGCCTACGCCTCCTCCAGCCGCAACGGATGGCTGGGTGTGGGGTGGAGCCTGGATGCCGGGTACATCGAGCGCAGCACCAAGAACGGCGTGCCCAAGTACGATGGTTCCGACGTCTTCTCCTTCGTGTTCCAGGGGGTGGCCTCCGACCTGGTGCAGATCCCCGACGGCACCTACCGGGCCAAGGATGAGGGGCTGTTCTTGCGCGTGGAGTCCAAGGGCACGAGCGGCTGGGAAGCGCGTGACAAATCCGGTACCCGCTACCTCTTCGGCCAAACCGCCGCGTCACAGATCGTCTCAACGGGGAAAGCCTTCCGGTGGGCGCTGGACAAGGTAAGTGATGTGCACGGGAATACGGTGACGTATAGCTATGCCACCGATCAAGGCCAGCTCTACCTCTCACAGATCCGCTACACGGGCCATGAGCCCACCGGCCTGGCCCCGTCCAACCAGGTGGATTTCACCCTGGAGGCCCGGCCGGATGCGGAGCTGAGCTACCGCAGCGGGTTTCCCATCACCACGGCCAAGCGCCTGAAGACCATCGAGGCCAAGGCGACGGTCAGCGGCGCTGTATCGCTGGCGCGCCGGTATCAACTCGCCTACACGGCCAGTGCCCGCACCGGCCGTTCGCTCCTGACGGGTTTTGTGCAGTTCGGCACCGATGGGACGACGAGCCTTCCTGCGACCGCGTTCACCTATGCCTCCACCACCGCGCCGGCATACCCCGTCACGACCGCCTCGGCCAACTTAAAATTTCTGCTCACCGGCGACGTGGACGGCAACGGCACCGCCGAATTCCTCAATTTCGACCCGGCGGCCGGGTCGTGGACCGTCTCCTGCGCCCAAAGCTGCCCAGGCCTGACGACCGGCGCGTGGCTCAGCGGCTTTGGCACGAGCCAGCACACCCCGCTGCTAGGCGACTGGAACGGCGACGGCAAAACCGACATCGCGGTCTTCAAGCTGGGCGCGTGGCAATTCGCCGTCTCCACCGGGACTAGCTTCCAAACCGGCACCCCGCCGGCGATTACCTTCGGCAGCGGCATGCCCTTTGAAGGGGACACCCCCTTCACCGGGGATTTCAACGGCGACGGTAAAACCGACATCGGCACGTATAAAGCCGGGCAATGGTCCATCGCCTTGGCTACGCCCACGGGGTTCGTCGCGCGCGACACCTTCATGCTCACCCTGGGCACGACCAACCACGAGCCGCTGGTCGGCGACTTCAATGGCGACGGCTTCACCGACATTGCGTTGTCGGACAATCAAGCCGGCCACGTGCAGGTGGCGTTTTCCAACGGCACGAGCTTCGTGCCGCAGACGACGAGCCTGGTGGGGTTCGGCCCGGGCCAGCCGCACACCTCCGCCGATCTGAGCGAGGACGACCGCTCGGACGTGCTCTACTACGACCGCGCCGCCGGCCGCATCCGACTCGCCGTCTCCACCGGGGCCGGCTTCACCGACCAAGGCACGCTCGCCCCCGTGTTTACGCAGACCTCCACCAGCGACGTGCTGCAGATCGGCGATTTCAACGGCGACGGGCTGATGGACTTCGCCGTCTTCAACACCACCAGCGGCAGCACCCAGTTGGCGCTCTCGCAGGGCGTGGCCTTGGATCTGCTGACGAATGTGGCCAACGGCCTCGGCGGCACGACCACCCTGGCGTATCAGCCCTCAACGCAGCTCTCGAACACCCGGCTGCCGTTTATCACGCAGGTGGTCAACGAGGTCACGATCGGCGACGGCCTGGGCCACACCTATCGCACGACCTACCAGTACGATGGCGGCGTGTATGACGCCCCCACCAAGGAATTCCGCGGATTTGCCGCCGCCACCGTCGTAGACGCGGAAAATAACACCACCCGCACGACGTTCCTGCAAGACGAGCACGAGAAAGGCCGGCCTGCCCAAAGCGAGTTCCGCGACGCCACCGGCACCCTGTGGACCAAGAGCCTCACGACCTGGTCATGCTCGGAAATGTATCCCGGCGTCCATTTCACCCGGCTGGATCAGACCGACAGCTTCACCTATGACGGTGATGCCACCTTCCGCCAGACCCGAAGCCGCTTCACCTATGACGCCTACGGCAACGTGACGCAGACCATTGAGGATGGGGACGTGGGTGTGACGGGGGATGAGCGCACCTCAACGAGCGCGTTCACTCTGAATCCCACCGCGTGGATCCTGAACCGCCCGGCCGTGGTCCAAACGCTGGATGCCGCCGGCGTCGTCATCGCGCAGCGCCGGTTCTATTACGACGGCGCGTCATCAACGGCGGCGCTGCCCACGCTCGGCGACCTCACCAGGGAAGAGGAGTGGCTCAACGCGCCCACGGAGCAATGGCTCGCCACGAGCCTGGCCTATGACGCCTACGGCAATGTCGCCGGCGTGACCGACGCGCTGGGCCGCACGACGGCCAACACCTATGATGCCGGCGGCACGTATCTCACGCGCATTCAAAACGCCCTTGGCCACTCGCGGCAGCTGGCCTACGACGCGCGCCTGGGGCAGGTCACCAGCTCCACCGACCAGAACAACCAGACCACCACCACCGAGTACGACGCCTTGGGCCGGGTCACGAACGTCATCGGCCCGCTCGATACCGCCGCGCTGCCGACGATGAGCTATGCGTACGATCTCTCCACCGTGCCGTCCAAGACCAGCGTCAGCACCCGCATCCAGTCCGGCCAGCCGGCGATGCTCACCGTTCACGCGTTTGCCGATGGCCTCGGCCGCACCATCCAGACCCGCGCTCCGGCGGAAGATCCGGCCAAGCAAGTCGTCACCGGGGCCGTCGAGCTCAACAGCCGCGGATTGGCCGTCAAGCAGTGGGTCTCGTATCTCTCGACCGCCTCAACCGCGTATGTGCCGATCGCTTCTGAGTCGTCGTTTTCCACCCTGGCGTTTGTTTCCTCCACCTATGACCCGCTGGGCCGCACCCTCACCGTCACCGAGCCGGACGGTTCGGTGTCCAGCACCAGCTACAGTGATTGGACCGTCACCGCCACGGATGCGCTCGGCCATCAGACCCGCCGCGCCTCCGACGCCTACGGCCGCCTGGTCACCGTCGAGGAGCTCAACCCGCCCAACACCTACACCACCCGCTACCAGTACGACGCCGCCAACCGCCTCACGCGGGTGACGGACCATGCCGGCAATGCCACCGTCATGGCCTATGACTCCCTCGGCCGCAAGCTCTCGATGGATGATCCGGATATGGGCCACTGGACTTACGGCTACGACGCCGTGGACAACCTCACCAACCAAACCGACGCCAGAGGAGTGGTCATCAACTTTGCCTACGACGCCCTCAACCGCCTCACCCAGAAGTCCTACACTATCCCTTCACCCTCGACCCTTGACCCTTCACCCCCCGTCACCTACGCCTACGACGACGCACAGCAGTCCTTCGCCACGGGCAAACTCACCAGCGTGGCCGACGGCTCCGGCTCCTCCCGCTTCATCTATGACCAGCTCGGCCGCCTGATCACCGAAACCAAAATCCTCGACGGCACCACCTACACCATCCAGCGCGCCTATGATCTCCCCGGCCGCTTAACAACGCTCACCTATCCGGACGGCGACACCGCCGCCTACACCTACAACGCCCAGGGCGGTATCGAAACCGTCATGCTGCACACAGCAGACAGCACACAGCAGACAGAAGTGATTCAGGACATTCAGTACAACGCTGCGGGGCAGGTCACAAAGATCCATTACGGCAACGGCACCGTCAGCGATTACACATACAATCCCCAGACGCTTCGTTTGTCTTCACTGGTCACTCGCCACTCGTCACTCGGCACTACCCTGCAGGATTTCTCGTACACGTTTGACGCCCTCGGCAACGTCACCGCCATCACCGACCGAGCCCACACCGGCACCCAGTCGTTCCAATACGACGCCCTCAACCGCCTCACCCGCGCCGTCGGCGCCTACGGCGTCTTGAATTACGCCTATGACCCGCTCGGCAACATGACCTCCAAAGAAGGCATGGGCATGACCTATGGCCTGCAGGGCGGAGCCAAGCCCCATGCCATCACCTCCACCTCCAATGGTTTAGCGCTGACCTACGACGCCAACGGCAACTTGCTCGTCAAAGATTTTACCCAGTCACCCAGTCACTCATTCACTCAGTCACTGTTCTCCTACGATGCCGACAACCGCCTCATCGAGGTCCAGACCGCACCGGAAGAGACGGCAACCCTCACCTTCCAGCCTGGCTGGAACTTCGTATCGCTCCCAGTGCTGCCCGACGATGCGCATATCAGCGCCGTCTTGCCGAACTTCTCCGCCGATTTCGAGCAGGTAGCCTGGTTCGACGCCGCCGTCGAGACACCGGACAACCAGCGCTTCCAGCATTTCGTCAACGACCCCGTCTTCAACGATTTCGACACCTTCGAATACGGCCAAGGCTACCAGGTCTACTGCAAGAACCCGCAAGGCGTCACCATCACCCTGCGCGGCAAACTCCCCATGCAGCCAACCAGCACCACGCTCCTCCCCGGCTGGCACCTTGTACCAGCACACAGCACACAGCCGACAGCACTCAGCACGATCTTCAGTTCGATTGACGCCGCGCAGATCCTAAAGTACGATGCGGCGCTCAGCTCTCTGACCCCCGCGACCGAAATTCAGCCCGGGGCAGCATACTTCGTCCAAGTCGCCACCGCGTCCACCTGGACCCCGCCCCTCCCCCGCGACCCCACCACCCGCTTCGTCTACGACGGCGACGGCGGCCGCGTCAAGCAAGTGACGGCCTCTGGCACCACCCGTTTCCTCGGAGAAAGCCTGGAGATCGCTCCAGATGGGCTACAGACCAAATACGTCTTTACCGGCAGCCAGCGCATCGCCGCCAAAGATTCCACCGGCACGCTGCGCTTCTACCACAGCGACCACCTCGGCAGCAGCAACCTCATAACCGATGGAGCAGGCCAGGTCGTCGAGCTAGCCGAGCACACCCCCTACGGCGCCCTCCACCGCCGCGAAGGCTCCGCCAACGTCCCCCAAAAATTCACCGGCCAACGCGCCGACGCTAGCACCGGCCTTTACTTCTACCACGCCCGCTACTACGATCCCACGCTGGGCCGCTTCACCCAACCTGACACGTTTGTGCAAGACCCCTCCGACCCTCAAACGCTGAATCGCTACGCCTACGTCCGCAACAACCCGATCAATTTTGTGGACCCGAGTGGACATTTCTTTTGGTTCATCGCCGCGGTTATTCACGCCATTGTAGAGTATGCCATTGCGCACGCCGCCCAACTCATTATCACAGCAGCCGCAGCGGTTGTCTCCGCCACCATCAGTGCCAATCAACGGGAGGAGAAATCCTCTCCCACTACTTCGCAGGCGTTCGTTTCCTCCTCTCGCTCAGCAGGGAAGTCGCCCGGGCAGACATGGAGCAACGTTGCCACCAATCCGGCGGTAGCTCAGGGTGCCAGCTTCATCGCTGGGTTTGTGCCCATCGCGGGGGAACTACAAGATGGCGTTGCCACCTTTGTAGGGGTGGACGTGTTTACGGGAGAACGGCTTCCCTTAGGATGGCGTCTCGCCAGTGGTGCCGCGCTCTTCATTCCATTCGTAGGCGCAGTACAGATTCGGCAGGGTGTACGTGCGCTTAACGAATTGGTTCCCAATGGGGCAAAATATATTTATGATGCAACTGTCAGGAGGTACCGGCACGTTACAAGTGGCCGATTTGTTGCAGGACGAAATCTGCCGTTTCCTGCGAACGAGGGTTTCAGAATTCGAAATCGAGGTACTTTAAAGCCAGGACAAATGATTGACAGATATGGATCGCCCCATGGTGGTTTCGCTAGTGATGTGGGTGCCTCTATTTCTTCTCGCGGATTGCCTCCTGGGTCGGAAGCATTGGAGTATCATAGGTATCGGGTAATGCACCCGCTTAATGTAGAGATGGGACCAGCTGCAGCAGTGCCAGAATTTGCCGCAACGGGAGGAGCTAAACAGTATCTCTTTGACCGACCAATTTCTGAGCTCGTAGACGAAGGCTATTTGAGGTA
- a CDS encoding porin family protein, protein MKRVVILGFCCSLMAAGPAMAQQPDVHSFDLGPEVYYFNYEEPGVMEEDGVFYGVTADYHYHNTLMLGLEGRFAYGSVDYTSPGSGSIDDIDDFVIETRGTAGWDWTLNDRVLLTPFGGFGYRYLNDDTSGRTSTTGAAGYERESNYYYSPFGLAMRWTGQRGWSVSVSGEYDLFWSGKQISHLSDAVSTLNDLENTQEGGYGTRTSLAVEKTGQRIDWVFEAFWRYWDIEESNAAPLTLSGTVIGVGFEPANDTYELGGRITARF, encoded by the coding sequence ATGAAACGTGTTGTCATCCTGGGGTTCTGTTGCAGCCTGATGGCCGCCGGACCGGCCATGGCGCAACAACCGGACGTGCACAGTTTCGACCTTGGGCCGGAGGTCTATTATTTCAACTATGAGGAGCCCGGCGTGATGGAGGAAGACGGGGTCTTCTACGGCGTAACAGCGGATTACCACTATCACAACACGCTTATGCTGGGATTGGAGGGCCGGTTCGCCTACGGGAGTGTAGACTACACCTCGCCTGGGAGCGGCAGCATTGACGACATTGACGACTTTGTCATCGAAACACGCGGTACGGCTGGCTGGGATTGGACCCTAAACGACCGCGTCCTACTAACACCCTTCGGCGGGTTCGGCTACCGATACCTCAACGACGACACGAGCGGACGGACCAGCACGACCGGCGCGGCAGGATATGAGCGCGAGTCCAATTACTATTACTCCCCGTTCGGGCTGGCGATGCGCTGGACCGGTCAGCGTGGGTGGAGCGTCAGCGTCTCAGGCGAATACGATCTCTTCTGGAGCGGCAAGCAAATCAGCCACCTCAGCGACGCCGTCTCCACCTTGAACGATCTTGAAAATACCCAGGAGGGCGGATACGGGACCCGCACATCCCTTGCCGTGGAGAAGACAGGCCAACGGATTGACTGGGTGTTCGAGGCCTTCTGGCGCTATTGGGACATCGAGGAGTCGAATGCCGCGCCTCTTACGCTGTCCGGGACCGTCATCGGCGTCGGCTTCGAGCCGGCCAACGATACGTACGAATTAGGCGGGCGAATCACCGCGCGGTTTTAA